From Brassica oleracea var. oleracea cultivar TO1000 chromosome C3, BOL, whole genome shotgun sequence, a single genomic window includes:
- the LOC106333798 gene encoding bidirectional sugar transporter SWEET5 — protein sequence MTDAHTTRTIVGIIGNMISFGLFCAPIPTMVKIWKMKSVSEFKPDPYVATVLNCMMWTFYGLPFVQPDSLLVITINGTGLFMELVYVTIFFIFATSPIRRKITIAMMIEVIFMAVVIFCTLYFLPTTKQRSMLIGILCIVFNVIMYASPLTVMKLVIKTKSVPLFLSLASLMNGIVWVIYACLKFDPYILIPNGLGSISGIVQLILYATYYKTTNWNGEDDDKEKGYSNAEIELGRA from the exons ATGACGGACGCCCACACTACCCGGACGATAGTCGGAATCATCG GAAACATGATATCTTTCGGCTTGTTCTGCGCTCCAAT ACCAACGATGGTGAAGATATGGAAGATGAAATCGGTGTCGGAGTTTAAGCCAGATCCTTACGTAGCTACGGTTCTAAACTGCATGATGTGGACTTTTTATGGACTTCCTTTTGTACAACCCGACAGTCTCCTCGTCATTACCATTAATGGAACTGGTCTTTTCATGGAACTCGTTTATGTCACCATCTTCTTCATCTTCGCTACCTCGCCTATCCGC AGAAAGATCACAATAGCGATGATGATTGAGGTGATATTCATGGCGGTGGTGATCTTCTGCACATTGTACTTTTTGCCTACAACAAAACAGAGATCTATGCTTATTGGGATCTTGTGCATTGTTTTCAATGTTATCATGTATGCTTCTCCTTTAACCGTCATG AAACTTGTGATAAAGACAAAGAGCGTGCCGCTCTTCCTGTCATTAGCCAGCTTAATGAACGGAATCGTTTGGGTCATTTATGCTTGTCTTAAATTCGACCCCTATATTTTG ATTCCAAATGGTCTTGGATCAATATCAGGAATAGTACAACTTATACTATACGCAACTTACTATAAAACAACGAACTGGAACGGGGAAGATGATGATAAAGAAAAGGGCTACTCAAATGCTGAAATAGAGCTTGGCCGAGCTTGA
- the LOC106331547 gene encoding uncharacterized protein LOC106331547 encodes MLSSSSPASTTAHPPPSPETYQTPLRLLSLPQITRRYLFKTLSLCLAAPSLSIAPVHARGLFQMPPLRLSNRYYLVRAGESDYESLGVINTNPVAKTSVDSGLSEKGKKQTVRAALQLKEMGACDRNCWLWPSITQRAYQAAEIIASINGISRSYIVPEYSFLDARGLGAYEGKKLDSISEVYALDSISMKTKPPPITDGTPNESVSDVFVRVTQLMSILETQYSEDTVVIVSPDSDNLSILQAGVQGLDLRRHSELYFGPGEVRLLDADSIPVYKQPASAVYKCTNPPNCD; translated from the exons ATGTTGTCATCATCATCACCGGCCTCCACCACCGCACATCCTCCTCCGTCGCCGGAAACATACCAAACTCCTCTGAGATTACTTTCCTTGCCGCAGATTACCCGTAGATACCTTTTCAAGACTCTCTCCTTATGTCTCGCCGCACCATCACTCTCCATCGCACCAGTCCACGCACGTGGCCTCTTTCAAATGCCCCCTCTCCGTCTCTCTAATCG TTACTACCTGGTGAGAGCTGGTGAATCTGATTACGAAAGCTTGGGGGTCATCAACACAAACCCGGTGGCCAAAACATCGGTAGATAGCGGATTGTCGGAGAAAGGTAAGAAGCAGACGGTGAGAGCTGCGTTACAGTTAAAGGAAATGGGGGCATGTGACAGAAACTGTTGGCTCTGGCCTTCCATTACACAGAGAGCTTATCAGGCTGCTGAAATCATCGCTTCCATCAATGGGATTAGTCGCAG CTATATAGTTCCGGAATATAGCTTCCTTGATGCTCGCGGTTTAGGAGCTTACGAAGGCAAGAAGCTTGATTCCATATCAGAA GTGTATGCATTAGACTCAATATCGATGAAGACAAAACCTCCTCCTATAACCGATGGTACGCCTAATGAGAGTGTGTCAGATGTATTCGTGCGTGTGACGCAGCTCATGTCCATTCTCGAGACTCAATACTCAGAGGACACGGTCGTCATTGTATCGCCTGATTCAGACAACTTATCTATCTTACAAGCTGGTGTTCAAGGCCTCGACCTACGAAGGCATTCAGAGTTGTATTTTGGACCAGGAGAAGTAAGATTGTTAGATGCAGACAGCATCCCTGTCTATAAGCAACCTGCATCTGCTGTATATAAATGCACAAACCCACCAAACTGTGACTAA